From one Bacillus sp. Marseille-P3661 genomic stretch:
- a CDS encoding sigma factor G inhibitor Gin, which translates to MESSNIKKAVGETCVICEETKERGIHLYNQFICCDCETEIVATETNDEKYNYYLNQMRKLSQPIVDIK; encoded by the coding sequence ATGGAATCTAGTAATATTAAAAAAGCGGTTGGGGAAACATGTGTGATTTGTGAGGAAACAAAGGAAAGAGGAATACATTTATATAACCAGTTTATATGCTGTGATTGTGAAACAGAGATTGTTGCAACAGAAACTAATGACGAAAAATACAATTATTATTTAAACCAAATGCGGAAGTTATCTCAACCTATCGTAGATATTAAATAA
- a CDS encoding aminotransferase class I/II-fold pyridoxal phosphate-dependent enzyme, translating to MNQKELPLYNALINHIDKKPISFHVPGHKYGNVFPKVEPNVFRNLLQIDDTEITGLDDLHSPEGVIQASQQLTADYFNVLSSYYLVGGSTAGNLAAILAVCEQGDTVMVQRNCHKSVVHGLMLANVNPIFLAPEYDVDGLFSTNVSRETFCRALEKFPETKAIILTSPNYYGAVGNELSKIITTAHSYDIPVIIDEAHGAHLKIGEPFPMSAITLGADIIVQSAHKTLPAMTMGSFLHINSPRVDRDKVQYYLQVIQSSSPSYPIMASLELARYYLSTISEKEKTEIVESINEFRSKLSLIKEIKVINDESKDYKFDLLKLTIQSICSLNGYELQKQLEREHIYTELADPMNVLLVLPLDRLDNIDNIITKIGKVVHGRKIMSNSVEPIVMEKSKISTLSLSFNSMKQYPKTRVKIKETVGEIAAESIIPYPPGIPILLPGELITKGHIDQILELKEAGARFQNGNEIWDAGIEIFRI from the coding sequence ATGAACCAGAAGGAACTGCCATTATATAATGCATTGATTAATCATATAGATAAAAAACCGATATCATTTCATGTACCTGGTCATAAATATGGGAATGTGTTTCCAAAGGTTGAACCGAATGTATTTAGAAACTTACTTCAAATTGATGATACAGAGATTACTGGTTTAGATGACTTACATTCTCCCGAGGGTGTAATCCAGGCATCTCAACAGCTTACTGCGGATTATTTTAATGTGTTGAGTAGTTATTATTTAGTTGGCGGTAGTACAGCTGGTAATTTAGCTGCTATTTTAGCTGTTTGTGAACAAGGAGATACAGTGATGGTGCAGCGAAATTGTCATAAGTCTGTTGTACATGGATTAATGTTAGCAAACGTTAATCCTATTTTTCTAGCACCAGAATATGATGTTGATGGCCTGTTTTCGACAAATGTTTCACGTGAAACATTTTGTCGAGCATTGGAGAAATTTCCTGAAACAAAAGCAATTATTTTGACGTCTCCTAATTATTATGGTGCAGTGGGGAATGAACTTTCAAAGATAATAACAACTGCGCATTCCTATGACATTCCAGTAATCATAGATGAGGCACATGGCGCGCATTTAAAAATAGGTGAACCATTTCCGATGTCAGCAATAACTCTTGGAGCAGATATCATTGTACAATCTGCACATAAAACATTACCAGCAATGACTATGGGGTCTTTTTTACATATTAATAGTCCGAGAGTTGATCGAGATAAGGTTCAATACTATTTACAAGTAATACAGTCTAGTAGTCCATCGTATCCAATTATGGCGTCTTTAGAGTTAGCAAGGTACTATTTGTCAACTATTAGTGAAAAGGAAAAAACCGAGATCGTAGAGAGCATAAACGAATTTCGAAGTAAGCTATCTTTGATCAAGGAAATTAAAGTGATAAACGATGAAAGTAAAGATTATAAATTTGATTTACTAAAGCTGACGATTCAATCGATCTGCTCATTAAATGGCTATGAATTACAAAAACAATTAGAACGTGAACACATATATACTGAATTAGCTGATCCAATGAATGTCTTGCTCGTTCTTCCACTAGATCGTTTGGACAATATAGATAATATCATTACCAAAATAGGAAAAGTAGTCCACGGAAGAAAGATTATGTCTAATTCTGTTGAACCAATTGTCATGGAAAAATCAAAAATATCGACATTATCTTTATCGTTTAATAGCATGAAACAATATCCGAAAACAAGGGTAAAGATAAAAGAAACAGTAGGTGAGATTGCTGCGGAATCAATTATACCTTATCCGCCGGGCATTCCCATTTTATTGCCTGGTGAGTTAATAACCAAAGGACATATTGATCAAATACTAGAATTAAAAGAGGCAGGAGCTCGTTTTCAGAATGGTAATGAAATTTGGGATGCAGGTATTGAAATTTTTAGAATATAA